In Phormidium yuhuli AB48, one genomic interval encodes:
- the rpsN gene encoding 30S ribosomal protein S14, with product MAKKSSIERHKKRKQLVEKYAERRAELKEEFRTAPSQREKMEIHRKLQQLPRNSSRTRVRNRCWATGRPRGYYRDFGLCRNQLREMAHEGLLPGLVKSSW from the coding sequence ATGGCTAAGAAAAGCTCCATCGAGCGTCATAAGAAGCGCAAACAACTGGTTGAAAAATACGCTGAACGGCGTGCCGAACTCAAAGAGGAGTTTCGCACTGCCCCCAGCCAGCGCGAGAAAATGGAAATCCATCGTAAGCTGCAACAGCTCCCCCGCAACAGTTCCCGCACTCGGGTTCGCAATCGTTGCTGGGCTACCGGTCGTCCTCGGGGGTACTACCGGGACTTCGGTCTGTGCCGCAACCAACTCCGAGAAATGGCTCACGAAGGACTCCTCCCCGGACTGGTCAAATCCAGTTGGTAA
- a CDS encoding DUF2442 domain-containing protein, producing the protein MANQWQQNWDFEFTEEALAEEIAQAEAEAALAEDGPRAKSVQYNRERNLVEVQLQNGAIFAFPPHLVQGLDTATPEQLDDVWLGGNGQSLHWPSLDADFSLPALVQGIFGSRNWMAELGRKGGQKTSTAKHQAARENGKKGGRPKKAKSSRM; encoded by the coding sequence ATGGCTAACCAATGGCAACAAAACTGGGACTTTGAGTTCACTGAAGAGGCATTAGCCGAAGAAATTGCCCAAGCTGAAGCCGAGGCCGCCTTGGCTGAAGACGGCCCCCGCGCCAAGAGCGTGCAATACAACAGAGAGCGGAACCTCGTGGAAGTTCAGCTACAAAATGGGGCAATTTTTGCCTTTCCGCCCCATTTAGTGCAAGGCCTAGACACCGCCACACCGGAACAACTCGACGATGTCTGGCTTGGCGGTAATGGTCAAAGTCTACATTGGCCGAGTCTGGATGCAGACTTCAGCCTCCCGGCTCTTGTGCAAGGTATTTTCGGCAGTCGTAACTGGATGGCCGAACTGGGCCGCAAAGGGGGTCAAAAAACCTCTACGGCCAAACACCAAGCCGCCCGTGAAAATGGCAAAAAAGGCGGCCGCCCCAAAAAAGCCAAATCCTCAAGGATGTGA
- a CDS encoding orange carotenoid protein N-terminal domain-containing protein: MAYATSSKFTTTQANALSTVEPTSLVPEVSARIQRLATDDQLALLWFIYLEMGKSITPAAPGAARLQLAEGLLTQVKALSPEEQMGFMRDLVAQRNTPLSRAYGVFNANTKLGFWYCLAQGMDEGTVVRVPQSYKPSRAVQEILNVLVTQTNFSQQITILRNAVVNMGFDALS, encoded by the coding sequence ATGGCTTACGCCACTTCTTCTAAATTCACCACGACTCAAGCCAACGCACTCTCGACCGTCGAACCCACCTCCCTTGTTCCGGAAGTGTCGGCTCGCATCCAACGCCTCGCCACAGATGACCAGTTGGCACTCCTGTGGTTCATTTATCTCGAAATGGGGAAATCTATCACCCCCGCCGCTCCCGGAGCCGCCCGCCTACAACTGGCGGAGGGTCTCCTAACCCAAGTCAAAGCCCTCAGCCCCGAGGAGCAAATGGGCTTCATGCGGGACCTCGTCGCCCAACGCAACACCCCCCTCAGTCGCGCCTATGGGGTGTTTAACGCCAACACCAAACTGGGTTTCTGGTACTGTCTGGCCCAAGGGATGGATGAGGGAACCGTCGTGCGTGTCCCCCAAAGCTACAAGCCTTCTCGGGCCGTGCAAGAAATCCTCAACGTCCTGGTAACCCAGACCAACTTCAGCCAGCAAATTACGATTCTGCGTAATGCTGTCGTGAATATGGGCTTTGATGCTCTCAGCTAG
- a CDS encoding mechanosensitive ion channel family protein codes for MLDYLPEYLPNTLDLNDLFQWSSMAVGAGLTLGILFILRPILVFVNRPQDKSSQLGILYRVLLQPNLQLLGIVLSLTTLDVAVLRLEAGAWLETPLSLGLTVAIAWFLSRVVAQLFDVYLLDIILRKGSKINELLNLGKLVSNLVIIIAAIFIFAQTHQVNLLGLLASLGIGGLAVAFAAQKTLEQVLGGIVLYLDKPFTIDDYVGLPDGTFGRVESIGLRSTKIRCSGKGTLMIIPNGNLTQMTVENFTGGKKVMAILYLNFQQDIPEDERALIRQVIIRGTSDIFGIDSRNTDVTFKSVREKGNQVKTQAQTTFFILGSGSVSMEIRRQVLDVANQKIAQQLKEYGVLFDIEEPTIYVDSPITI; via the coding sequence ATGCTAGATTATTTACCGGAATATTTGCCGAATACTTTAGATTTAAATGACCTGTTCCAATGGAGTTCGATGGCAGTTGGGGCAGGGTTAACCCTCGGGATTCTCTTTATTTTACGTCCTATTCTTGTTTTTGTTAACCGCCCCCAAGACAAGAGTTCACAATTGGGTATTCTTTATCGAGTGTTATTGCAGCCTAATTTACAGCTTCTGGGTATCGTCTTGAGTTTAACAACACTGGACGTGGCAGTCCTTCGACTTGAGGCGGGGGCTTGGCTGGAAACTCCCTTGAGTTTAGGGTTGACGGTGGCGATCGCCTGGTTTCTGTCTCGGGTAGTCGCTCAACTGTTTGATGTTTATTTGTTAGATATAATTCTTCGCAAAGGAAGCAAAATCAATGAATTGCTAAACCTGGGCAAATTGGTTTCCAATCTTGTCATCATTATTGCGGCAATCTTTATTTTTGCTCAAACTCACCAAGTCAACTTACTCGGATTACTCGCCAGTTTAGGAATTGGGGGGTTGGCGGTTGCTTTTGCGGCACAAAAAACCCTTGAACAAGTGTTGGGGGGAATTGTTTTATATCTGGATAAACCCTTTACAATTGATGACTATGTAGGACTTCCTGATGGAACCTTTGGTCGCGTAGAATCCATCGGCTTACGCTCGACTAAAATCCGCTGTTCTGGGAAGGGGACGTTAATGATTATTCCCAATGGCAACTTAACACAAATGACGGTGGAAAACTTCACCGGGGGTAAGAAAGTAATGGCGATTTTATACCTTAACTTTCAACAGGATATCCCCGAAGATGAGCGGGCCCTGATTCGTCAGGTTATTATTCGCGGTACGTCTGATATTTTTGGCATTGATTCTCGGAATACCGACGTCACCTTTAAATCGGTTCGCGAGAAAGGCAATCAGGTAAAAACTCAGGCCCAAACAACTTTCTTTATTTTAGGATCAGGAAGTGTTTCCATGGAAATTCGCCGTCAAGTGTTAGATGTTGCCAACCAAAAAATTGCCCAGCAACTTAAGGAATATGGCGTCCTGTTTGATATTGAAGAACCAACAATTTATGTGGACTCTCCCATCACTATTTAG
- a CDS encoding mechanosensitive ion channel family protein gives MNLSDSLEPIEVVISWLVDANVLRLIIFLGFLLLSLLLGQFTPRLVRSLIYRFFSDSAVSTYENLVEPVKQPLQVAGSLLLIYWSSVWLQPYEVLYAFLIPILDFLLIVSMAWLASKLFRQIVRVYGIEVLKKLGLEVDELLLVFETIANLLIGLLAVFAFAQSRDFDLFALFAGLGIGGLAVAAASQRILEQFLSTVVLYLDRPFTSGDYIRLKDGELGRVESIGLRSTKIRTSAKSTLFIVPNSILVNIEVENLTRAKKVMSMIYLDFAKALDDQDMALVREVVTESTNSVFGIDPGSTSLSFSQDDEGRGTQARVTFFILGSNENSIELRKRLLELANETISGKLSQFGITFSSQEPTVYVESPITL, from the coding sequence ATGAATCTCAGTGATAGTTTAGAGCCAATTGAAGTTGTCATCTCTTGGTTGGTTGATGCCAATGTTCTACGGTTAATCATTTTTCTCGGTTTTCTCCTCCTTTCTCTCCTCCTAGGACAATTTACACCGCGACTGGTTCGCTCACTAATTTACCGTTTTTTTAGTGATTCAGCGGTGAGCACCTATGAAAATCTTGTGGAACCGGTAAAACAACCCCTCCAGGTGGCTGGGAGTTTACTATTAATTTACTGGTCTTCGGTATGGCTGCAACCCTATGAGGTCTTGTATGCCTTTTTAATTCCAATTTTGGATTTTTTGCTGATTGTTAGTATGGCTTGGTTGGCCTCTAAGCTGTTTCGGCAAATTGTGCGTGTGTATGGGATTGAAGTGTTAAAGAAACTCGGCTTAGAAGTTGATGAATTATTACTGGTCTTTGAGACCATCGCCAACCTCTTGATTGGCTTATTGGCAGTATTTGCCTTTGCCCAAAGCCGAGATTTCGATTTATTTGCTCTGTTTGCTGGGTTAGGGATTGGTGGTTTAGCGGTGGCGGCGGCATCTCAGCGAATTTTGGAGCAATTCCTCAGTACAGTGGTGTTATATCTCGATCGCCCCTTCACCTCTGGGGACTATATTCGCCTCAAAGACGGAGAACTCGGACGGGTGGAGTCCATTGGCTTGCGTTCCACGAAAATTCGGACCTCGGCCAAAAGTACCCTCTTTATTGTCCCCAACTCAATTTTGGTTAATATCGAAGTAGAAAACCTGACTCGGGCCAAAAAGGTGATGTCGATGATTTACCTGGATTTCGCCAAGGCCCTCGATGATCAGGATATGGCCTTAGTGCGAGAGGTCGTCACGGAAAGCACCAATTCGGTGTTTGGAATTGATCCTGGGAGTACCAGTCTCAGCTTTAGTCAGGATGATGAGGGCCGGGGAACTCAGGCCCGGGTGACGTTCTTTATTCTGGGTTCCAATGAGAACTCGATTGAATTGCGGAAACGGTTGTTAGAGTTGGCGAATGAGACGATTTCAGGGAAACTCAGTCAGTTTGGGATCACGTTCTCGTCTCAGGAACCGACGGTGTATGTGGAATCGCCGATTACCCTTTAA
- a CDS encoding peptidoglycan-binding domain-containing protein, with product MNSLGPGAIAQSNSVLQFGDANNDVAEVQLLLTEFGYFDEPVSGFFDRETERAIQEFQEDAGLAVNGRVDANTREALFGRSIASRRLFSSNQWLGFGDPVLQPGDETGSVRELQVALNQIGLGPIAEDGVYGNQTASTVRRFQQRYGIDAPVLGQLDRRTALVLSGVLEGRIRRAEFPVELRPGDFGFEVRELQRVLSETRNPQGSAYFTGPFTGLYAEITEDAVRAYQRDNGLEASGIATERTLNRLFANHRYVVVVPFRHNRPPMAEMNRLRSAIARLDNLPGLRPQSLRFFGDRRGPYMDAGRYVDREAAEARVSALRERGLINARVEHFQNPLARMRLSQADLRP from the coding sequence GTGAACTCGTTGGGCCCTGGGGCGATCGCCCAAAGCAATTCGGTCTTGCAGTTCGGCGATGCTAATAATGATGTGGCGGAAGTACAACTGCTGCTGACGGAGTTTGGCTATTTCGACGAGCCGGTGAGCGGCTTTTTTGACCGCGAAACTGAGAGAGCGATCCAAGAGTTTCAGGAGGACGCTGGCTTAGCGGTGAATGGACGGGTCGACGCCAACACCCGTGAGGCTTTATTTGGCCGGTCTATTGCTTCTCGTCGTCTATTTTCCTCCAATCAATGGCTTGGCTTTGGCGATCCTGTCCTGCAACCGGGGGATGAGACCGGTAGTGTGCGCGAGTTGCAGGTGGCCCTGAATCAGATTGGTTTGGGCCCCATTGCAGAAGATGGCGTCTATGGGAATCAGACGGCCAGCACTGTGCGGCGGTTTCAACAACGCTACGGAATCGACGCTCCGGTGTTAGGACAACTCGATCGCCGCACGGCACTGGTGCTGTCGGGAGTCTTGGAAGGTCGTATTCGCCGGGCGGAGTTTCCCGTTGAACTGAGGCCTGGAGATTTTGGCTTTGAGGTGCGAGAGTTGCAACGGGTATTGTCAGAAACCCGTAACCCTCAGGGGTCTGCCTATTTTACGGGACCTTTCACGGGTTTGTATGCTGAGATTACTGAAGATGCGGTGCGGGCCTATCAGCGGGATAACGGTCTGGAGGCCTCTGGGATAGCGACGGAGCGAACCTTAAATCGTTTGTTTGCCAACCATCGGTATGTGGTGGTGGTTCCCTTTCGCCATAATCGCCCTCCCATGGCAGAGATGAATCGGCTTCGCAGTGCGATCGCCCGTCTGGATAATTTACCGGGCCTACGACCCCAGTCCTTACGCTTTTTTGGCGATCGCCGGGGTCCTTATATGGATGCGGGTCGTTATGTCGATCGTGAGGCGGCGGAGGCTCGGGTGTCGGCGTTACGGGAGCGAGGGTTAATCAACGCTCGGGTGGAACATTTCCAGAACCCTCTGGCCCGGATGCGTCTGTCTCAAGCAGATTTGAGACCTTGA
- the aat gene encoding leucyl/phenylalanyl-tRNA--protein transferase — protein MNTDITHIIHGYSQGYFLMNTEDELDPDSGHLDWYCSNERTLIPLDERFRYPKSLRRVLNQQRFSVAINRDFPAVVAGCANRESTWISPELKDIYLGLHHSGWAHSFETWQGDRLAGGILGITIGAVFIGESMFFNIPDGSKVAMVKLVEHLRRQNFELFDAQLMNPHLARFGAHIIDDPEYKELLQDAIHRPCRFVP, from the coding sequence ATGAATACCGATATCACCCATATCATCCACGGCTATTCCCAAGGCTATTTCCTCATGAACACTGAGGATGAGTTGGATCCTGACTCTGGCCATCTCGACTGGTATTGCAGCAATGAGCGCACCCTCATTCCCCTCGACGAGCGTTTCCGCTACCCCAAATCCTTGCGACGGGTTCTCAACCAACAGCGGTTTAGCGTCGCCATCAACCGTGACTTTCCCGCCGTCGTCGCCGGCTGCGCGAACCGAGAAAGTACCTGGATTTCCCCGGAACTCAAGGACATTTATCTAGGCTTACACCACAGCGGCTGGGCCCATAGCTTTGAAACCTGGCAGGGCGATCGCCTCGCCGGGGGAATTCTCGGCATCACCATTGGTGCCGTGTTTATCGGCGAATCCATGTTTTTCAACATCCCCGATGGCTCTAAAGTGGCCATGGTGAAACTCGTCGAACATCTGCGCCGCCAAAACTTTGAGTTATTTGACGCCCAGTTGATGAATCCTCATCTAGCCCGTTTCGGGGCCCATATTATTGATGACCCCGAATATAAAGAACTGCTCCAGGATGCCATCCACCGTCCCTGTCGCTTTGTTCCTTAA
- a CDS encoding nuclear transport factor 2 family protein — translation MTITTCQTAILPDLNVPVVIGYFQSLNAGDCQQTAQHFAPYGELHPPFQGGIVGVEAIQAYLEAEAQGLTCFPEQATVQTAGDGCQLVQVRGHVKTPYFSVPVTWTFNLNSHSQIERVEIRLLASPEQLLELQQFA, via the coding sequence ATGACAATCACGACCTGTCAAACCGCGATTCTGCCGGATCTAAATGTGCCCGTGGTGATTGGGTATTTCCAATCCCTCAACGCCGGCGACTGTCAGCAGACGGCTCAACACTTTGCGCCCTACGGTGAACTGCACCCACCCTTCCAAGGGGGAATTGTCGGGGTTGAGGCCATCCAGGCTTATCTGGAAGCGGAGGCCCAAGGCTTAACCTGCTTCCCCGAACAGGCCACCGTGCAAACCGCTGGCGATGGCTGTCAACTCGTCCAAGTGCGGGGTCATGTCAAAACCCCCTATTTCTCGGTTCCCGTCACCTGGACGTTTAACTTAAACAGTCACTCTCAAATTGAACGGGTTGAGATTCGTCTGTTGGCGTCACCGGAGCAACTGCTAGAGTTGCAACAGTTCGCTTAA
- a CDS encoding small RNA NsiR4-regulated ssr1528 family protein has translation MSRDWNPATPYRGAEAIEGAIARGVDLDGSPIPNSQLELYRTVMELEAGRPRTGVTKTLRDRIVRIGSKHFPPEELSRLLQEANLSPLTPQEADFFYSHTTNSP, from the coding sequence ATGTCTCGCGATTGGAATCCCGCTACCCCCTATCGAGGAGCCGAAGCCATTGAAGGGGCGATCGCCCGAGGAGTGGATCTCGATGGAAGTCCCATTCCCAACTCCCAACTCGAACTCTATCGAACGGTCATGGAACTCGAAGCTGGGCGGCCCCGCACTGGGGTCACCAAAACCCTGCGCGATCGCATCGTCCGTATTGGCTCCAAACACTTCCCTCCAGAGGAACTGAGCCGCCTGCTACAAGAGGCAAATCTCTCCCCCCTCACCCCCCAAGAGGCAGACTTTTTTTATTCCCATACGACAAACTCCCCCTAA
- the cysS gene encoding cysteine--tRNA ligase, which produces MTLSIYNTQTRTKEPFEPTVPGEVKMYCCGVTVYDDCHLGHARSYIVWDTVRRYLQWRGYRVRYLQNFTDIDDKILNRAKERGVSMAEISQQYIDAYFRDIRQLNVADADDYPRVTDHIPEICDLIQTLIDNGLAYAAAGDVYYSVERFPSYGKLSGRKPEDMQSGASGRVTADSRKRHPFDFALWKSSQENEPGWDSPWGKGRPGWHIECSAMIRSQLGETIDIHGGGGDLVFPHHENEIAQSEGAHGQPLAKYWAHNGMVRVNGEKMSKSLGNFTTIRELLTQIDPMVLRLFVLQAQYRKPLDFTDEAIASAKNSWTTLEDGLQFGPKFGGQLGWSNNGSHPGLAEVKESFKAAMDDDFNTPGGLAVVFELAKELRRVGNILAHGGEISEDPQQLQQQWTTLVELAGVLGLESHRDESAEVDSLTDEAIYEFIRQRQAARQAKNFSEADRIRDELKRQNVTLVDQPSGTTFIRS; this is translated from the coding sequence ATGACCCTCAGCATATACAACACCCAAACCCGGACTAAAGAACCCTTTGAACCCACAGTCCCCGGCGAGGTCAAAATGTACTGCTGTGGCGTCACCGTCTACGACGACTGTCACCTCGGTCACGCACGGTCTTATATTGTCTGGGATACCGTGCGGCGTTACCTGCAATGGCGAGGCTATCGAGTCCGCTACTTGCAAAACTTCACCGACATTGATGACAAAATTCTCAATCGGGCCAAGGAACGAGGCGTATCCATGGCTGAGATATCCCAACAGTATATTGATGCCTATTTCCGGGATATCCGCCAACTCAACGTCGCCGATGCCGATGACTACCCTCGCGTCACCGACCATATCCCCGAAATCTGCGACCTTATCCAAACCCTCATCGATAACGGCCTCGCCTATGCCGCCGCTGGGGATGTCTACTACAGTGTCGAACGCTTCCCCAGTTACGGCAAACTCTCCGGACGCAAACCGGAAGATATGCAATCCGGGGCCAGTGGACGGGTGACCGCAGATAGCCGCAAACGTCATCCCTTTGATTTTGCCCTCTGGAAAAGCAGTCAGGAGAATGAACCCGGCTGGGACTCTCCCTGGGGGAAAGGTCGTCCCGGCTGGCATATTGAATGTTCGGCCATGATTCGCTCCCAGCTTGGAGAAACCATTGATATTCATGGCGGCGGCGGGGATTTGGTCTTCCCCCACCATGAAAATGAAATTGCCCAATCCGAGGGGGCCCATGGTCAACCCCTGGCGAAATACTGGGCCCATAACGGTATGGTTCGCGTCAATGGCGAGAAAATGTCCAAGTCCCTGGGCAATTTCACCACTATTCGCGAGTTGCTAACTCAGATTGACCCCATGGTGTTGCGGTTGTTTGTGCTTCAGGCCCAGTACCGCAAACCCTTGGACTTTACCGATGAGGCGATCGCCTCGGCTAAGAATAGCTGGACCACCCTGGAGGATGGCTTACAGTTTGGCCCGAAGTTTGGCGGACAGTTGGGATGGTCCAACAACGGCTCACATCCTGGACTGGCCGAGGTCAAAGAGTCATTTAAAGCGGCCATGGATGATGATTTCAATACCCCCGGCGGTCTGGCGGTGGTGTTTGAGTTAGCCAAAGAGTTACGCCGAGTGGGCAATATCTTGGCCCACGGCGGGGAGATATCTGAAGACCCCCAACAGCTACAGCAACAATGGACGACCTTAGTGGAGTTGGCCGGCGTTTTAGGCTTGGAATCTCACCGGGACGAGTCGGCTGAGGTCGATAGCTTGACCGATGAGGCGATTTATGAGTTTATCCGCCAGCGACAAGCGGCCCGTCAGGCGAAAAACTTTAGTGAAGCCGATCGCATTCGCGATGAGTTGAAGCGTCAAAATGTGACCCTCGTCGACCAGCCCAGTGGAACCACCTTCATTCGCAGCTAA
- a CDS encoding protein adenylyltransferase SelO, translating into MTVPESSQSPVSQNPFLSLEYETALESLGDDYYDIVEAADFPTHILRFRGDRLLPKLGLDPNQVSDNHFIESFGKFSSSRPFLALRYHGYQFGEYNPRLGDGRGFLYGQVRGTDGKLYDFGTKGSGSTPYSRGGDGRLTLKGGVREIIASETLARLGVNTSRCLSVIETGEQLWRGDEPSPTRSCVMVRLSQSHIRFGTFERLHYLRRKDLSKTLLDHVLEVYYPHIDRQQPQAYLQFYRELVDRTAQLAAQWMVAGFCHAVLNTDNMSITGESFDYGPYAFIPSYDPNFTAAYFDYYGRYSYGNQPLVCKLNLELLQQPLSGVTPDLTPEAMTEALQEFDRSYETAYRQGMLRRLGLPNLGEDDGRELVQLTVDILRDNDIGYHDFFSQLRQQFSPQWRDDPEAIFPKADPPHILQPWIALYHRFLQTHSPSELEQIQAHLAAVNPNLIPIRPEIEAIWEPITQADNWQPLYDLLDRIWD; encoded by the coding sequence ATGACCGTTCCTGAGAGTTCGCAGTCCCCTGTATCCCAGAATCCGTTTCTCAGCTTAGAGTACGAAACCGCCTTAGAATCCTTGGGAGACGACTACTACGATATTGTCGAAGCCGCGGACTTTCCCACGCATATCCTACGCTTTCGTGGCGATCGCCTACTTCCCAAGCTGGGACTTGACCCAAACCAAGTTTCTGACAACCATTTTATCGAAAGTTTCGGAAAATTTAGCAGTTCTCGCCCATTCCTCGCCTTACGTTACCACGGCTACCAATTTGGAGAATATAATCCCCGCCTCGGAGATGGACGGGGATTTCTCTACGGACAAGTGCGAGGAACTGACGGCAAACTCTATGATTTTGGCACGAAAGGGAGTGGCAGCACCCCCTACTCCCGAGGCGGAGATGGCCGCCTCACCCTCAAAGGAGGCGTGCGAGAAATCATCGCCTCAGAAACCCTGGCCCGTCTGGGAGTCAACACCTCCCGCTGTCTCAGCGTCATCGAAACCGGCGAACAACTCTGGCGAGGAGACGAACCCTCCCCCACCCGTTCCTGCGTCATGGTTCGCCTCAGTCAGTCTCACATTCGCTTTGGCACCTTTGAACGTCTCCATTACCTGCGACGGAAAGACCTCAGCAAAACCCTCCTCGATCATGTCCTGGAGGTCTATTATCCCCACATCGATCGCCAACAGCCCCAAGCCTACCTCCAGTTTTACCGAGAACTGGTCGATCGCACCGCCCAACTGGCCGCCCAATGGATGGTCGCCGGGTTCTGTCATGCGGTCCTAAACACCGACAACATGTCCATCACCGGGGAAAGCTTCGACTACGGTCCCTACGCCTTCATCCCCAGTTACGACCCAAACTTCACCGCCGCCTACTTCGACTATTACGGTCGCTACAGCTACGGAAACCAGCCCCTAGTCTGTAAACTCAACCTAGAACTCCTGCAACAACCCCTCTCAGGAGTCACCCCCGACCTAACCCCCGAGGCCATGACCGAGGCCCTACAAGAGTTCGATCGCAGCTACGAAACCGCCTATCGCCAGGGAATGCTACGACGACTGGGCCTGCCAAACCTAGGGGAAGACGACGGCCGAGAACTCGTCCAACTGACCGTAGACATCCTACGAGACAACGACATCGGCTATCACGACTTCTTCAGCCAACTGCGTCAACAATTCTCCCCCCAATGGCGAGATGACCCCGAGGCCATCTTCCCCAAAGCCGACCCCCCCCACATCCTACAACCCTGGATTGCCCTCTATCACCGCTTCCTACAAACCCACTCCCCCAGCGAACTCGAACAAATCCAGGCCCATCTCGCCGCTGTCAACCCCAACCTAATCCCCATCCGTCCCGAAATCGAAGCCATCTGGGAACCCATCACTCAAGCCGACAACTGGCAACCCCTCTACGATCTCCTCGATCGCATTTGGGACTAA
- a CDS encoding Tab2/Atab2 family RNA-binding protein, whose amino-acid sequence MSVWQLDFFRRPLRNEEGEVLWELLGCDRTFEFRFQRWCPQSQASSDWIVQQLQSLDRPLPQVLATFRPESLSLIQEVARKLGITALATRRTDTLKRWLLDRVSVYQELPGYTSDAYQPLAVPRPAPVPVADSLWGDRWRFASLPVAELDSFAAHPMRVRSLPPDLHPLRLGLASTQPLPGLVIDGGRKSLQLAQWLESINPVAVNYVPGAPDGLILEAGLADRWVLATFDDPEVQAAARLYHQRQNEAKGLHFLVIQPDDSGHTYTGLWLLQPA is encoded by the coding sequence ATGTCTGTTTGGCAACTGGATTTTTTTCGTCGTCCGCTGCGCAATGAGGAGGGAGAGGTGTTATGGGAGTTATTGGGGTGCGATCGCACCTTTGAATTCCGCTTTCAACGCTGGTGTCCTCAATCTCAAGCGAGTTCCGATTGGATTGTGCAACAGTTGCAGAGTCTCGATCGCCCCCTGCCCCAAGTTCTGGCTACGTTCCGGCCCGAATCCCTGAGTTTAATCCAGGAGGTGGCCCGCAAATTGGGGATTACGGCCCTGGCAACACGACGAACGGATACCCTGAAACGCTGGTTATTGGATCGGGTGAGTGTCTATCAGGAGTTACCCGGATATACGTCCGATGCCTATCAGCCGTTGGCGGTTCCTCGTCCGGCCCCAGTCCCAGTGGCGGATAGCTTATGGGGCGATCGCTGGCGCTTTGCCTCCCTCCCCGTGGCGGAGTTAGATAGTTTTGCGGCCCATCCGATGCGGGTGCGATCGCTCCCCCCGGATCTCCATCCCCTTCGTCTTGGCCTAGCCTCCACGCAGCCACTCCCAGGACTGGTGATTGATGGGGGACGCAAATCGTTACAGTTGGCTCAATGGTTAGAGAGTATCAACCCTGTGGCGGTCAATTATGTTCCTGGGGCCCCCGACGGTTTAATTTTAGAGGCCGGACTGGCGGATCGCTGGGTTCTCGCAACCTTTGATGATCCAGAGGTTCAGGCGGCGGCACGACTCTACCATCAACGCCAAAACGAGGCCAAAGGACTCCATTTTTTGGTGATCCAACCCGACGACTCGGGACATACGTATACGGGACTCTGGTTGTTGCAGCCGGCATAA